The following proteins are co-located in the Pyrococcus abyssi GE5 genome:
- the asnB gene encoding asparagine synthase (glutamine-hydrolyzing) — MCLIAGGFNVSREDAIKIINLGKHRGPDSFGFWSERQMLKSDNFSDVSEIEGGEIALIQCRLAMTGSKSYTQPFYNEIILVHNGEIYNHESLRKYLIERGVAFETDVDSEVILRLLEYLVFDRKLKVEEAIKLSMKMLRGDYAVAFFFNGKFYLFRDPLGVRPLYYSSRGHFASEKKVLWGLGEDAEPVLPGEIVSISKHGITRVRGFNVFSIRTQGKDYFNGLQNLLIDSVKVRASKKVGVLFSGGVDSSLIALIASRYSDVILYTSGTEDSKDVEWARRVAEELGLKLRESLFSREDIENEIERIMFAIEEPNPMNLAIAIPLYFSTKRAREDGVKVLLSGQGADELFGGYAKYLQNPGLMLKDVEELGERNLARDDKVAMLNGVETRYPYLDLPFAILALNVPLELKIRDGKRKFILREIAKSLGLPEWVAEREKKAAQYGSNAQKILEKIAKSRGVKLKGLADILFSKVFHGIQN; from the coding sequence ATGTGCCTAATTGCCGGAGGATTCAACGTTTCAAGAGAGGATGCAATTAAAATAATAAACCTAGGCAAGCATAGGGGACCTGATTCTTTTGGATTCTGGAGCGAAAGGCAGATGTTGAAGTCAGATAACTTCTCAGATGTTAGTGAAATTGAAGGTGGGGAAATTGCTTTAATTCAGTGCAGATTAGCTATGACCGGTTCAAAGAGCTATACGCAACCGTTCTACAATGAGATAATTCTCGTTCACAACGGAGAAATATACAATCATGAGAGCCTTAGAAAGTACCTGATAGAGAGGGGGGTAGCATTTGAGACCGACGTCGATAGCGAGGTTATATTGAGGCTCTTGGAGTACCTCGTATTTGACAGGAAGTTGAAAGTAGAGGAAGCTATTAAGCTCTCAATGAAAATGCTGAGGGGAGATTACGCGGTGGCTTTCTTCTTTAACGGTAAATTCTACCTTTTTAGAGACCCCCTTGGAGTTAGACCCCTCTACTACTCAAGCAGAGGTCACTTCGCTTCAGAAAAGAAGGTGCTCTGGGGACTCGGAGAGGACGCCGAGCCAGTCCTCCCTGGGGAGATAGTTAGTATCTCTAAACATGGAATAACCAGGGTAAGAGGATTCAACGTCTTTTCAATCAGAACCCAGGGAAAGGACTACTTTAACGGTCTTCAAAACCTCTTAATTGATTCAGTAAAGGTCAGGGCCAGTAAGAAGGTTGGGGTTCTATTTTCAGGAGGGGTGGATAGCTCGTTAATAGCCCTCATAGCCTCTCGGTATTCCGATGTTATCCTCTACACCTCCGGAACTGAGGATAGTAAGGACGTCGAGTGGGCGAGGAGGGTTGCCGAGGAGCTTGGCCTTAAGTTGAGGGAGAGCCTGTTTTCAAGGGAAGACATTGAGAATGAGATAGAGAGGATAATGTTCGCAATAGAAGAGCCAAATCCAATGAACCTCGCCATAGCAATCCCCCTGTACTTCTCCACCAAGAGGGCCAGGGAAGATGGGGTTAAGGTGTTGCTAAGCGGACAAGGTGCAGATGAACTTTTCGGCGGTTATGCGAAGTACCTCCAAAACCCAGGGTTGATGCTCAAAGACGTTGAAGAGCTGGGAGAGAGGAACTTAGCCAGAGATGACAAGGTGGCAATGTTGAACGGGGTAGAGACTAGGTATCCCTACTTGGACTTGCCATTCGCAATCCTAGCGTTAAACGTTCCCCTGGAACTCAAGATTAGGGATGGAAAGAGGAAATTTATACTTAGGGAAATCGCCAAGAGCTTAGGGTTACCAGAATGGGTAGCGGAAAGGGAAAAGAAAGCCGCTCAATACGGTAGTAATGCCCAAAAGATTCTCGAAAAGATAGCAAAGTCTAGAGGGGTTAAGCTCAAGGGACTCGCCGATATTCTGTTTTCCAAGGTATTCCATGGAATTCAAAATTAG
- a CDS encoding AAA family ATPase: protein MACKNFFSTRPITDEECLWGENHRRIVDELLRATLKGNISVLLGPRRVGKTSVVNVVAGKFIRKRGHHYIYFNFSRFIGARAISISDIEPKRTSMKLITTSKSYVLSFKGLSVEIRKTSIEEFTSDFSKLLRILSQNAKRGLLIFDEAQVLARLKNLDFRGLIQEITDSYPNISIIFTGSMPGILIRYLNSEASKPNFMRSAEVFTLPRWSVQEGVEFLKSGFRAYKIEVNDELELERAVKELGGIPGFISYYGLTVVNLVKNGVAVKNALLKALEESRSFALDEWKRDLEAFINVYSSPIYVEVLRVLAKAYPSALRGAEVYKELDKMNVAPRRMQHIYKYLDTLEKVGFIRSDGKRYWIEDPLLRIVVSNFEFHGIPWKTEYRRVP from the coding sequence ATGGCATGTAAAAATTTTTTCAGCACAAGACCTATAACTGATGAGGAGTGCCTTTGGGGAGAGAATCATAGGAGGATCGTCGATGAACTTCTTCGGGCTACTCTTAAAGGGAATATCTCAGTCCTTCTAGGGCCCAGGAGAGTAGGAAAAACAAGCGTCGTGAACGTAGTGGCTGGAAAGTTCATACGAAAAAGAGGGCATCATTATATATACTTTAACTTCTCTCGCTTTATCGGAGCTAGGGCAATCTCCATATCCGATATAGAACCAAAAAGAACCTCAATGAAGTTGATAACTACAAGCAAAAGTTATGTCCTCTCTTTTAAGGGTTTATCCGTGGAAATTAGAAAGACGAGTATTGAGGAGTTCACTTCAGATTTCTCTAAGCTTCTGAGAATCCTGTCTCAGAATGCAAAGAGAGGGCTACTTATCTTCGACGAGGCCCAGGTTCTTGCGAGGTTAAAAAATTTGGACTTTCGTGGTCTAATCCAAGAGATAACGGATAGCTATCCAAACATCTCAATTATCTTCACCGGTTCAATGCCGGGAATACTTATAAGGTATCTTAACTCGGAAGCCAGCAAACCTAACTTCATGCGTTCAGCCGAGGTATTTACCCTCCCACGCTGGTCTGTTCAGGAAGGAGTCGAGTTCTTAAAGAGTGGGTTTAGAGCCTATAAAATTGAAGTCAACGATGAACTCGAACTAGAGAGGGCTGTAAAAGAACTTGGAGGTATTCCTGGTTTCATCTCTTACTATGGTCTTACAGTCGTAAACCTTGTAAAGAACGGTGTAGCCGTTAAAAATGCCCTCTTAAAGGCTCTTGAGGAGAGCAGGAGTTTTGCTCTTGATGAATGGAAAAGGGACTTGGAAGCCTTCATCAATGTTTACAGTAGCCCAATTTACGTTGAAGTGCTTAGGGTTCTTGCGAAGGCTTATCCAAGTGCCCTTCGAGGAGCGGAAGTTTATAAGGAACTTGATAAAATGAACGTTGCTCCCAGAAGGATGCAACACATCTACAAGTACTTAGATACACTTGAAAAGGTGGGCTTCATACGTTCCGATGGGAAAAGGTACTGGATAGAGGATCCACTTTTAAGGATCGTTGTCTCTAATTTTGAATTCCATGGAATACCTTGGAAAACAGAATATCGGCGAGTCCCTTGA
- a CDS encoding ArsR/SmtB family transcription factor yields MEDLRKQLEELKKRLEVLEERIDPVDEVMLSIKARLRKKLETLPELDEEKAAKILKALANPDRIRIMKMLSERPMGFKEIKDELGVESPTVSHHLKLLLKTRMIRKREKYEITNDGLLFLRILEIMSALEEGEEDV; encoded by the coding sequence TTGGAAGATTTGAGAAAACAACTTGAAGAGCTCAAGAAGAGGCTGGAGGTGCTCGAGGAGAGGATAGACCCTGTAGATGAGGTTATGCTGTCGATAAAGGCCAGGCTTAGGAAGAAACTTGAGACCCTTCCAGAGCTAGATGAGGAGAAAGCGGCAAAAATACTAAAGGCTCTTGCAAACCCAGACAGGATAAGGATCATGAAGATGCTCTCCGAGAGGCCGATGGGATTTAAAGAGATAAAAGATGAGTTGGGCGTTGAAAGTCCAACGGTTTCTCATCATCTTAAGCTCCTCCTGAAAACTAGGATGATTAGGAAGAGGGAGAAGTACGAGATAACGAACGATGGTTTGCTTTTTTTGAGGATACTTGAGATAATGTCTGCTTTAGAGGAAGGTGAAGAGGATGTTTGA
- a CDS encoding membrane protein gives MFEFENENGIRFKVREVLKALTALLILLWLFKGWLRLEAYNEEMVWGIIILIIVVELLGVGRWIGVTVSGVIFSLAKAAFLIALFLFFGKWLGLPKDFPVDAKTAFAYSIVLGIAGLLVARFNFPITRRGITPKVEKKAYEFEGFSYKGVSLSGSGKAYPIKLGRKRVGWAIEGDIVVEAKTPLGIIRRKLMDPVVIWSPISVGSRKTPPNQAFVDTVNSLLETPTTYLRERSAIDLGIIKVYEGDDFTYVKLPFIEVIDTPHGEEVRMGPFRIRDGNIRRFSREMLTIQELRNGFKLTVLDDKITIITEDFKIEVSKDRILYRSSEERLTIGEKYVSLSSGDVSISVGRGIGRIKIEDTIISASDGKVKVRINGKSYTIESREAFELVLRKAKEIVQEQAEDVIEGLGIDKIKLGRRIKELIDELMKHL, from the coding sequence ATGTTTGAGTTCGAGAATGAAAATGGTATTAGATTCAAGGTTAGGGAAGTACTGAAAGCTTTAACTGCCTTACTAATCTTGCTGTGGCTATTTAAGGGATGGCTCAGGTTAGAAGCCTACAACGAAGAGATGGTTTGGGGAATAATAATTCTAATAATAGTGGTAGAGCTCCTGGGAGTCGGAAGATGGATTGGAGTTACGGTAAGCGGAGTAATCTTCTCGCTGGCTAAAGCAGCGTTCCTAATAGCTTTATTCCTATTCTTCGGAAAATGGCTTGGGCTTCCAAAGGATTTCCCAGTTGATGCAAAAACGGCCTTTGCATACTCGATAGTCCTGGGAATAGCTGGTTTGCTGGTTGCCAGGTTCAACTTCCCAATTACAAGGAGGGGAATAACTCCAAAGGTCGAAAAGAAGGCCTACGAGTTCGAGGGTTTCTCATATAAGGGAGTTTCACTCTCTGGGAGCGGGAAAGCTTATCCAATAAAGCTGGGGAGGAAAAGGGTGGGATGGGCTATCGAAGGTGATATAGTGGTCGAAGCCAAAACGCCCCTTGGAATTATCAGGAGAAAGCTGATGGATCCCGTCGTAATCTGGTCACCTATTAGCGTTGGTTCCAGGAAGACACCTCCAAACCAGGCCTTCGTCGATACTGTAAATTCCCTCCTAGAAACTCCAACCACTTATCTTAGGGAAAGGAGTGCCATAGACCTTGGAATAATAAAGGTGTACGAAGGGGATGACTTCACGTACGTCAAGCTTCCCTTCATAGAGGTAATTGACACTCCGCACGGAGAAGAGGTTAGGATGGGCCCCTTTAGGATAAGGGACGGGAACATTAGAAGGTTCTCCAGAGAGATGTTGACTATACAGGAACTTAGAAACGGTTTCAAGCTTACCGTGCTAGACGATAAGATAACGATAATAACGGAGGACTTCAAGATAGAGGTCTCTAAGGATAGGATACTCTACAGGAGCAGTGAAGAGAGGCTAACGATTGGAGAGAAGTACGTTTCTTTGAGCTCTGGAGACGTCTCGATAAGCGTTGGTAGGGGAATTGGGAGGATTAAGATTGAAGATACAATAATCTCGGCCAGCGACGGAAAGGTAAAGGTGAGGATAAACGGGAAGAGCTACACGATAGAGAGTAGAGAAGCGTTTGAACTAGTTCTAAGGAAGGCGAAGGAGATAGTGCAAGAGCAGGCCGAAGATGTCATTGAAGGGTTAGGAATTGACAAGATCAAGCTCGGTAGGAGGATAAAGGAGCTGATAGATGAACTTATGAAACATCTTTGA
- a CDS encoding DUF4097 family beta strand repeat-containing protein yields MIFHRIRKVIVNSVNGTITVEGVDDDFVTVEYEIHGEADVEVKQEGDTLIVREKPKERRIFGIIKTSSEGRADIWISVPRNVEVEISSVNGPIKAENCLVRSVNSTNSGITLKGVEVSEVRTVNGSITGSIELAKDLDVKAVNGRIELEIQDIEGDGMITAVNGSIKLTLTEFCDVTIIAKTVNGKVEAPPREGRYELRVHTVNGSVKVEVI; encoded by the coding sequence ATGATATTTCACAGGATAAGGAAGGTCATCGTTAATAGCGTAAACGGGACAATAACCGTTGAGGGAGTTGATGACGACTTCGTTACCGTCGAATACGAAATTCACGGAGAAGCTGATGTTGAGGTGAAGCAGGAAGGCGACACTTTAATAGTTAGGGAAAAGCCAAAAGAAAGGCGTATATTTGGAATAATAAAAACGTCAAGCGAAGGGAGGGCAGACATCTGGATTTCAGTTCCAAGAAATGTTGAAGTTGAAATCTCAAGCGTGAACGGGCCTATAAAAGCCGAGAACTGCTTGGTTAGAAGTGTAAACTCAACGAACTCTGGGATAACCTTAAAGGGCGTTGAGGTAAGCGAAGTTCGCACGGTAAATGGCTCAATAACGGGCTCGATAGAGTTGGCCAAGGATTTAGACGTGAAAGCTGTGAACGGAAGGATTGAGTTAGAGATACAAGATATAGAAGGGGATGGAATGATAACCGCTGTGAATGGAAGCATAAAGTTAACTTTAACGGAGTTCTGCGATGTCACGATAATAGCGAAAACCGTTAACGGTAAAGTAGAGGCCCCACCCAGGGAAGGCAGGTATGAGCTTAGGGTTCACACGGTGAACGGGAGCGTAAAGGTTGAGGTGATCTAG